A single region of the Vibrio chagasii genome encodes:
- a CDS encoding VOC family protein, translated as MKIEHIAIWTKQLEVLKRFYEDYFGATSNQKYHNPTKGFSSYFLSFDSGSRLELMEMDSVPESKDDIYDQFTGFVHMAISLGSEQAVDELTHRLVEDGYERLDGPRRTGDGYYESCVLDPDGNRLELTV; from the coding sequence ATGAAGATTGAACATATCGCGATTTGGACCAAACAACTCGAAGTACTGAAACGCTTTTATGAAGATTACTTTGGTGCGACGTCTAACCAGAAATACCATAATCCAACTAAAGGCTTTTCTTCCTACTTCCTATCTTTTGATAGCGGCAGTCGATTAGAGCTGATGGAGATGGACTCGGTTCCTGAATCGAAAGATGACATCTATGATCAGTTCACGGGCTTTGTTCATATGGCGATTTCGTTGGGGTCAGAGCAAGCCGTCGATGAACTGACTCACCGCTTAGTCGAAGATGGTTATGAACGTTTAGACGGTCCAAGAAGAACGGGCGATGGTTATTATGAGAGCTGTGTCCTCGATCCTGATGGTAATCGCTTGGAACTTACCGTTTAA
- a CDS encoding 6-phospho-beta-glucosidase, with the protein MNNEFPNNFLWGGAVAAHQLEGGWDANGKGVSVVDVLTAGAHGVQRRITDGVIDGENYPNQVAVDFYHRYKEDIQLFAEMGFKCFRTSIAWTRIFPNGDEAEPCEAGLKFYDDLFDELLKYDIQPVVTLSHFEMPYHLAKEYGGWINRKVIDFFVKYSTTVMERYQHKVKYWMTFNEINNQMNTSADIFGWLCSGVKFPQCEKPQEAMYQAVHHQFVASALVVKKGHEINPDLQIGAMCAMVPFYPRSSKPEDIMVAQQAMRDRYFFSDVMVRGHYPSYAKRDWAIKGFNIEMQPEDEQILKEGKADYLGFSYYMSNTLDSSSHQSTEEAMDGGHENSVENPFIKSSDWGWPIDPTGLRYCLASLYERYEVPLFIVENGFGAVDTIEEDGSINDDYRIAYLGDHIKEMKKAVSIDGVDLMGYTPWGCIDLVSFTTGEMKKRYGFIYVDKHNDQSGTLERKRKKSFEWYKGVIASSGATI; encoded by the coding sequence ATGAATAACGAATTTCCAAACAATTTTTTATGGGGTGGCGCGGTTGCGGCGCATCAGCTAGAAGGCGGCTGGGATGCGAATGGTAAAGGTGTTAGCGTTGTCGATGTATTAACAGCAGGCGCTCATGGTGTTCAGCGTCGAATCACCGATGGTGTGATCGACGGTGAAAACTACCCAAACCAAGTGGCGGTTGATTTCTACCATCGTTACAAAGAAGACATTCAGTTATTTGCTGAGATGGGCTTTAAGTGTTTCCGCACCAGTATCGCGTGGACGCGTATTTTCCCGAATGGCGATGAAGCCGAACCTTGTGAAGCGGGATTAAAATTTTACGATGACCTGTTTGATGAGCTTCTCAAATACGATATTCAGCCAGTTGTGACGCTGAGCCACTTTGAAATGCCTTACCATCTAGCCAAAGAATACGGCGGCTGGATTAACCGTAAAGTGATCGACTTCTTCGTTAAGTATTCAACTACGGTGATGGAGCGTTACCAGCACAAAGTGAAATACTGGATGACCTTTAACGAGATCAACAACCAAATGAATACCTCGGCAGATATCTTCGGTTGGTTGTGCTCTGGCGTGAAGTTCCCACAGTGCGAAAAGCCACAAGAAGCCATGTATCAAGCAGTTCACCATCAGTTTGTTGCGAGCGCATTGGTGGTGAAGAAAGGTCATGAGATCAACCCAGATCTTCAGATCGGTGCAATGTGTGCGATGGTGCCCTTCTACCCTCGTTCTTCAAAGCCAGAAGACATCATGGTGGCGCAGCAAGCGATGCGTGATCGTTATTTCTTCTCTGATGTCATGGTTCGTGGTCACTACCCAAGCTATGCCAAGCGTGATTGGGCTATCAAAGGCTTTAATATCGAAATGCAGCCTGAAGATGAGCAGATCCTAAAAGAGGGTAAAGCCGATTACTTAGGCTTTAGTTACTACATGTCGAATACCTTGGATTCTTCTTCGCATCAGTCGACTGAAGAAGCAATGGACGGTGGACATGAAAATTCGGTCGAGAACCCGTTCATCAAGTCGAGCGATTGGGGCTGGCCGATTGACCCAACAGGCTTGCGTTACTGCTTAGCATCTCTTTATGAGCGCTATGAAGTGCCACTGTTCATCGTTGAGAATGGTTTTGGTGCGGTTGATACCATCGAAGAAGATGGCAGCATTAATGATGACTATCGTATCGCTTACCTTGGCGATCACATCAAAGAGATGAAAAAAGCCGTTTCGATTGATGGCGTTGACTTGATGGGTTACACCCCTTGGGGCTGTATCGATTTGGTGTCGTTCACCACAGGTGAGATGAAAAAGCGCTACGGATTCATTTACGTAGACAAACACAACGATCAGTCAGGGACACTAGAGCGTAAGCGCAAGAAGTCTTTTGAGTGGTATAAAGGCGTGATTGCATCTAGCGGTGCCACTATTTAG
- a CDS encoding RHS repeat-associated core domain-containing protein has translation MKNKDSVFITPLNRRQFLIKIGQTAAVAGGISLLPTSVRLAMAQSMTISHSDIGFNGEWLDPVLQGYHLGQGYRVYQPKLMRFNAPDSLAPFNEGVHNAYVYCHNDPINFTDPSGHLNISKILFGAFGVLAGIVGIALAAPTGGSSLVLAAGIIGGIAGMTSGALQIASGVIDDGDISRKLDIATIPFDIIGVVSGGYSAYKSVQNLRWVRAGGALEDVTQPGLGSRLMNKIRPSSEYNVAWASKTNPAMRIGSSEGRVIATRMTQGGKTMTYTPPPIHGGYTKILLGQVKVGARGYTIYQGIMTARSIGSLGWSTVKTIPGRLDQEKSSADNMVTEGRSANPAAKKTQMYALEETRQRIKYGNEVQQMIRQLPLS, from the coding sequence ATGAAGAATAAAGACTCGGTATTTATTACCCCACTTAATCGCCGTCAGTTTCTGATTAAAATTGGTCAAACAGCGGCAGTGGCTGGTGGCATATCCTTGCTACCGACTTCAGTTCGTTTGGCGATGGCGCAGTCGATGACAATCTCTCATTCAGACATTGGTTTCAATGGTGAGTGGCTAGACCCCGTGTTGCAAGGTTATCACTTAGGACAAGGCTATCGTGTTTACCAACCTAAGTTGATGCGTTTCAATGCCCCTGACAGTTTGGCGCCTTTTAATGAGGGTGTTCATAATGCTTATGTGTATTGTCACAATGATCCTATTAATTTCACTGACCCAAGTGGGCACCTGAATATCAGCAAGATCTTGTTTGGTGCTTTTGGTGTACTTGCTGGGATAGTTGGTATTGCATTGGCGGCACCTACTGGTGGTTCAAGCTTGGTGTTGGCGGCTGGTATCATCGGTGGTATTGCTGGGATGACCAGTGGCGCATTGCAAATCGCATCAGGTGTTATCGATGATGGGGACATTTCTCGTAAACTTGATATAGCGACGATTCCTTTCGATATTATTGGTGTGGTAAGTGGCGGGTATTCGGCCTATAAGTCGGTTCAGAATCTGCGTTGGGTAAGAGCTGGCGGTGCTCTAGAAGATGTGACACAGCCAGGCCTTGGTTCTCGCTTAATGAATAAAATCAGGCCTTCGAGTGAGTACAATGTGGCATGGGCCAGTAAAACGAACCCGGCCATGCGCATAGGAAGTTCTGAGGGACGGGTGATTGCAACCAGAATGACTCAGGGCGGCAAGACGATGACGTACACGCCTCCTCCGATTCATGGTGGCTACACAAAGATCCTCCTTGGGCAGGTAAAGGTTGGTGCACGAGGTTATACCATCTATCAAGGTATAATGACGGCGCGCTCGATCGGTAGTTTGGGCTGGTCTACGGTCAAAACAATACCTGGGCGTTTGGATCAGGAGAAGTCCTCAGCGGATAATATGGTAACTGAAGGCAGAAGTGCTAACCCTGCTGCTAAGAAGACCCAAATGTACGCACTTGAAGAGACCAGACAGCGCATAAAATATGGTAATGAAGTTCAGCAAATGATCCGTCAATTGCCATTGTCTTAG
- a CDS encoding DMT family transporter: MRIAANPLGPAVLIEARVLCAAITLLLVSFYLKRKLSFNAHSKHFFILGLFNTALPFLCFAYAAQTLNASTLAILNSTAPIWAAIIGAIWTKTALESKVLLGLGIGVTGVTVLVGWDAFNIGQEAIIPIFAAVMAAFSYGIASNYTKTAPKVEAFNNAHGSMWAAVLIVLPFVFFMPMREALDLTITTSVILLGAVCTGLAYLLYFNLINELGAPSALSVTFLIPVFGILWGNLFLGEAIGINTVVGSVLVITGTMLVTGLSPAKMLKSARQKRKQKAE; encoded by the coding sequence ATGAGAATTGCAGCGAATCCTTTAGGGCCTGCGGTCCTAATTGAAGCGCGAGTTTTGTGCGCGGCAATCACCCTACTTTTGGTTTCTTTTTATCTAAAGAGAAAGCTCTCATTTAATGCTCACTCGAAACACTTTTTCATTCTTGGTTTGTTTAACACCGCGCTTCCTTTTTTGTGTTTCGCTTATGCGGCTCAAACTTTGAATGCTTCAACCCTTGCGATTTTGAACTCCACTGCACCGATATGGGCGGCGATCATAGGTGCGATATGGACCAAAACTGCACTTGAGAGCAAAGTGTTGCTTGGACTAGGCATTGGTGTGACGGGCGTAACCGTGTTGGTTGGATGGGATGCGTTCAATATTGGACAAGAAGCCATTATTCCAATCTTTGCAGCCGTGATGGCCGCATTTAGCTACGGCATCGCGTCTAACTACACCAAAACAGCACCTAAGGTTGAAGCCTTCAACAATGCCCACGGCAGCATGTGGGCAGCGGTGTTAATCGTATTGCCATTTGTGTTTTTCATGCCAATGCGAGAAGCGCTCGATCTTACTATCACCACATCGGTCATCTTATTAGGTGCAGTATGTACCGGATTAGCGTATCTGCTGTACTTTAATCTCATCAATGAACTTGGTGCGCCTTCAGCCCTTTCAGTCACCTTTTTAATTCCAGTCTTTGGTATTCTCTGGGGTAACTTGTTCTTAGGTGAAGCCATTGGCATTAATACTGTGGTTGGCTCTGTCTTGGTCATCACAGGCACCATGCTGGTGACCGGTTTATCACCTGCAAAGATGCTCAAAAGCGCACGCCAAAAGCGAAAACAAAAAGCGGAATAA
- a CDS encoding LacI family DNA-binding transcriptional regulator, whose protein sequence is MVTMLDVANRAGVSKSTVSRVLNGKNIVRPDVAKKVFDAIQETGYRPNLLAQQLATKKTNFIGFVITNELFNGPYFSSLMYHAASYSEKSNHQLVITDGKHSAEDERKAINFLLDMKCAGIIIYPQCLSESKIAQSIESTDTPILVLNREMPSKPEHAITTDHYRSACLMVEHIIEQGHTEIAVIRGKAGSSTDEQRYQAYQDVLTKHGIELNQSNVAQGNWTMESGYRAAQSLVERKASFTAILSENDDMAIGAIKALTELGYSLPQDISIVGFDNSKVGEFLTPSLTSVSVPLEQMTQKAILQIVGDSEHADAIDTTGSLVIRDSVAQRT, encoded by the coding sequence ATGGTCACCATGCTTGATGTTGCGAACCGCGCTGGCGTCTCTAAATCGACGGTCTCTCGCGTGCTGAACGGCAAGAACATCGTAAGGCCTGACGTTGCCAAGAAGGTCTTTGATGCGATTCAGGAGACAGGCTATCGACCAAACTTGTTGGCTCAACAATTGGCGACTAAGAAGACTAATTTTATCGGTTTTGTTATTACCAACGAGCTTTTCAACGGCCCTTACTTTTCGTCTTTGATGTATCACGCCGCTTCTTACAGTGAAAAATCCAATCATCAGTTGGTGATTACCGATGGTAAACACAGTGCTGAAGACGAGCGCAAAGCCATTAATTTTCTACTCGATATGAAATGCGCCGGGATCATCATTTATCCGCAATGCTTGAGTGAATCTAAAATCGCGCAGAGCATTGAGAGCACTGACACTCCCATTCTTGTGCTCAACCGTGAAATGCCTTCGAAGCCTGAGCATGCGATCACTACCGATCATTATCGAAGTGCTTGTTTGATGGTTGAACACATCATAGAGCAGGGACATACAGAGATTGCGGTTATCCGTGGTAAAGCTGGCTCGTCGACCGATGAACAGCGTTATCAAGCTTATCAAGATGTGCTCACTAAGCATGGTATTGAGCTAAACCAATCTAACGTTGCTCAAGGCAACTGGACCATGGAGAGTGGTTACCGTGCCGCTCAATCTTTAGTGGAACGTAAAGCAAGCTTCACTGCGATCCTGTCTGAAAACGATGACATGGCGATTGGTGCAATTAAGGCGTTAACTGAGCTGGGGTATTCATTACCTCAAGATATCTCTATCGTTGGCTTTGATAACAGTAAAGTAGGCGAGTTCCTCACACCAAGCTTAACCTCTGTGAGCGTTCCATTAGAGCAAATGACCCAAAAGGCGATTCTACAAATCGTTGGAGATTCGGAACACGCAGATGCCATCGACACTACGGGTAGTCTTGTCATTCGAGATTCAGTTGCACAGCGTACCTAA
- a CDS encoding recombinase family protein, which produces MLIGYARVSSSDQSLDIQVEQLKLVGCEKIFQENASGKSAEREQLNALIDFSREGDTIHVMKVDRLARNTIDALQIADALAKKGAGLVFHDLGNVDINSDVGRVIYTTISAFAEMERKRILQRCNEGRERAREEGRHLGRFPNKQLHERIQELAGQGMNKHAISKELGCSRTTVYKVLRK; this is translated from the coding sequence ATGCTAATTGGCTATGCCCGTGTCAGCTCGAGCGATCAGTCGCTCGACATTCAGGTTGAACAGCTCAAACTGGTTGGCTGTGAAAAAATCTTTCAAGAGAACGCGAGTGGTAAAAGTGCCGAGCGTGAGCAGCTGAACGCTTTAATCGATTTCTCTCGGGAAGGGGACACCATCCATGTGATGAAAGTGGACCGTTTAGCTCGTAACACTATCGATGCCCTGCAAATTGCTGATGCGCTGGCAAAGAAAGGCGCGGGCTTAGTCTTTCACGATCTGGGCAATGTCGACATTAATAGCGATGTCGGTCGAGTCATTTACACCACGATATCGGCGTTCGCAGAGATGGAAAGAAAACGTATCTTACAGCGCTGTAACGAGGGCAGGGAGCGAGCACGAGAAGAGGGAAGGCACCTCGGCCGATTTCCTAATAAGCAGCTTCATGAGCGTATTCAGGAGCTTGCAGGGCAGGGGATGAATAAGCACGCGATCAGCAAAGAGTTAGGGTGCAGCCGGACGACGGTTTATAAGGTGTTAAGGAAATAA
- a CDS encoding RHS repeat domain-containing protein → MSNWTSNAFNFDSFCSGGVDQRTRSYSYQILLGSLIGNWLKGPNLDISIQFSPYSAENLGFGKGWKLNLPRYDIENKQLYLANGQSYRAELNANLEMSIRYKKLLDFSVSSSANGYEITYKNGRTDILDKDGDIIKVRQSNGHALYFSWLNVGGKKRLEKIWDDRTNKQTALLWIEYVSAGRVNIFTNLGSTHEAFFGLTLNNSKLVKCDLPERAGSYSFGYLNIGTYTLIEKVVHPCGLTESLRYKANGIRINSMTYLPAVTSHEVLTLNSPVITTTYDSIGTDSRNFMGYGSPGGELSEGLDNLLERGREYSYRVQKIENGSIVTAQTYNQFHLLVEEARHVDGNLVHLKRLDYPAIDNQEFSAQPAQYSLISKEEQVWFSGSDSQVQNRFWDYDEYGNMLRFVDENSITEHYEYYAKNGEAGCPASPTGMVNFVKSRTLDNGSEQRVITYQYASLEGLNGQRDVVLSLEEDTQRYQTHYAYQTDTSDTYSFSRLASVQNDILHPNGVYSATSRYQYALDNDVLEEHEELTCHDNTKTNLVVGHYLDIGELARHVDSDGVSCSFAYDTLRRTTEERIEGSASRSYQYIVDTGLSRQTLLLTDCKGNLCEQSWDGQGRELEAKVGSSVLWTKMYDAFGRLQSKSTYDVLPDRNSRSVPVVLTESYEYDDWGQVKSTLLANGKRRVEFNNLASRKKTQGIEGLTMTVSSLNTWGLEDKKEQGIHSWDYEYDSWGRLIKETNPLAQSKHYHYDRFDRVIRMTQANGVDHNITYAEHTDQSQVVDLKIGGTTVGQRDIDGLGRQRTLRRGASTQAALSWSYSDSSNIPETETSLSAPVRQFTRDSQLGVLSAKSSDGQVANYTHDPISGLQTGSQDSEGNQSSITYSSKGLPEVQVNDGQSRYYSYSDGGVIAAVDSDTDTRQYGYDELGRLVKLSCNSTTVYYDYDEFDRVIVETLVSGNQTQITELDWDEYSREVNRAVALNNHYIFEQSQEYNALGMLESRTKECATFGNLTESYTYDELAQLTKVEFFGAGPLSDWGQPMTSIEWSYDELGNMLTQRTLTAESEDFARYFYESDDPSRLTSITHSHPQLDSQISIQYDLNGNMTQDADGRVLEYDNFDRLQRVFADNTEWLYHYDSNDRLSAQQSSSESRHFSYLWGDLSAIEENGKLTQYVYHEGVPIWSETGSETTLLATDLNGSVIASNTSGKTGSMYRYSPYGQREQAGNENEE, encoded by the coding sequence ATGTCTAATTGGACTTCAAATGCTTTTAACTTTGATAGTTTTTGTTCGGGCGGTGTAGACCAAAGGACCAGAAGCTACTCATACCAAATCTTACTTGGCTCTCTTATTGGTAACTGGCTCAAGGGACCAAACCTCGATATCTCCATTCAATTCTCACCATACTCAGCAGAAAACCTTGGTTTTGGTAAAGGCTGGAAGTTAAATCTTCCGCGATACGATATTGAAAATAAACAACTCTATCTAGCCAACGGGCAATCTTATCGCGCTGAATTAAATGCCAATCTAGAAATGAGTATTCGTTACAAAAAGTTGCTCGATTTTTCGGTATCGTCTAGCGCAAATGGTTACGAAATTACTTATAAAAATGGCCGTACTGATATCTTAGATAAAGATGGTGACATCATTAAGGTACGCCAAAGTAATGGGCATGCCCTCTATTTTTCTTGGCTCAATGTTGGCGGCAAGAAACGCTTGGAAAAAATTTGGGACGATAGAACAAACAAGCAAACAGCGCTGCTGTGGATTGAATATGTGAGCGCAGGTCGCGTCAATATTTTTACCAATCTTGGCAGTACCCACGAGGCCTTTTTTGGTCTTACACTAAATAACAGTAAGCTGGTTAAGTGTGACTTACCTGAGCGCGCCGGTAGCTATAGCTTTGGTTATCTAAACATTGGCACATACACGCTAATTGAGAAGGTGGTTCACCCTTGTGGCTTAACGGAAAGTCTGCGATACAAAGCTAATGGCATTCGAATTAATTCGATGACCTATTTACCTGCGGTGACTTCTCATGAGGTGCTGACTCTCAACTCTCCTGTTATTACGACAACCTATGACAGTATTGGTACCGATAGTCGTAATTTTATGGGGTATGGATCGCCCGGTGGAGAATTGAGCGAAGGGCTTGATAATTTGCTGGAGCGCGGTAGAGAGTACAGCTATCGCGTACAAAAAATTGAAAATGGCTCTATTGTCACAGCTCAAACCTACAATCAATTTCACTTGCTTGTTGAAGAAGCTCGACACGTCGATGGTAACCTGGTTCATTTGAAAAGGTTGGACTATCCCGCCATTGATAATCAAGAGTTTTCCGCTCAACCCGCTCAGTACTCATTGATCAGTAAAGAGGAGCAGGTTTGGTTCTCTGGATCGGATAGCCAAGTTCAAAATAGATTCTGGGACTATGACGAATACGGCAACATGCTTAGGTTTGTCGACGAGAATAGTATTACAGAACACTATGAATATTATGCTAAAAATGGAGAGGCGGGCTGTCCTGCATCACCAACGGGCATGGTTAATTTCGTTAAATCTCGCACGTTAGACAATGGCTCTGAACAAAGAGTGATTACTTACCAGTATGCTTCTCTAGAGGGGTTAAATGGTCAGCGAGACGTAGTGCTGAGTCTAGAAGAGGATACACAACGTTACCAAACTCATTACGCCTATCAAACTGATACAAGTGATACCTATTCATTTAGCCGACTGGCTTCGGTACAAAATGACATTCTTCACCCTAACGGTGTCTATTCTGCTACTTCACGCTATCAGTATGCATTGGATAATGATGTTCTTGAAGAACACGAAGAGCTGACTTGTCATGATAATACGAAAACCAATCTTGTTGTTGGCCACTACCTTGATATTGGTGAGTTAGCGCGACATGTCGACTCTGACGGTGTCAGCTGTTCATTTGCTTATGACACGCTTCGAAGAACCACCGAAGAGCGAATTGAAGGAAGTGCTTCCCGTTCGTACCAATATATCGTTGATACTGGTTTGAGCCGACAAACTCTGCTGTTAACTGACTGCAAAGGTAATTTGTGTGAGCAGAGCTGGGATGGTCAAGGGCGAGAATTAGAAGCCAAGGTTGGAAGTTCAGTCCTATGGACCAAAATGTACGATGCGTTTGGCAGGCTGCAAAGCAAGAGTACCTATGATGTGCTGCCCGATCGAAACTCTAGATCAGTGCCTGTAGTGTTAACTGAGAGCTATGAATACGATGATTGGGGGCAGGTTAAATCTACGTTGCTTGCTAACGGAAAGCGTCGCGTTGAATTTAACAACCTTGCATCGCGTAAGAAAACTCAGGGTATTGAAGGCTTAACCATGACGGTGAGCTCTCTGAACACTTGGGGTCTTGAAGACAAAAAAGAGCAGGGGATTCATAGCTGGGATTATGAGTATGATTCGTGGGGGAGGCTGATCAAAGAAACCAACCCGCTTGCTCAATCTAAGCACTACCATTACGACCGATTTGATCGCGTGATTCGCATGACTCAAGCGAACGGTGTCGATCACAACATCACATACGCTGAGCATACCGATCAGTCACAGGTTGTAGACCTGAAGATTGGAGGGACAACGGTGGGGCAACGTGATATTGATGGCTTAGGACGTCAGCGAACACTGCGACGCGGTGCGAGTACTCAAGCGGCGCTGAGTTGGTCCTACTCAGACAGCAGTAATATTCCTGAAACTGAAACTAGCTTGTCAGCGCCAGTGCGTCAGTTTACTCGCGATAGTCAGTTGGGTGTATTGAGTGCCAAGTCGTCTGATGGGCAGGTTGCTAACTATACTCATGACCCAATATCTGGCTTGCAAACCGGGAGTCAAGATAGTGAAGGCAATCAAAGCAGCATTACCTATTCGTCGAAGGGGTTACCTGAAGTTCAGGTAAATGACGGACAGTCTCGTTACTACAGTTATTCAGATGGCGGGGTTATCGCTGCCGTTGATAGCGACACGGATACTCGCCAGTATGGCTATGATGAACTCGGGCGTTTGGTGAAGCTGAGCTGCAATTCGACAACGGTATATTACGATTATGATGAGTTTGATCGGGTGATCGTCGAGACTTTAGTGTCTGGTAATCAAACCCAAATTACGGAGCTTGATTGGGATGAGTACAGCCGTGAAGTGAATCGTGCTGTTGCCTTGAACAACCATTATATCTTTGAGCAATCACAAGAATATAACGCGCTAGGTATGCTCGAATCTCGTACCAAAGAGTGTGCGACATTTGGCAACCTGACAGAAAGCTATACCTATGACGAGCTTGCTCAGCTTACTAAGGTCGAATTCTTTGGGGCGGGTCCTTTGAGTGATTGGGGACAGCCAATGACTTCAATTGAGTGGAGCTATGACGAGCTGGGTAACATGTTGACTCAGCGTACATTGACGGCTGAATCTGAAGATTTCGCTCGTTATTTTTACGAGTCGGATGACCCTAGTCGGTTGACCAGCATTACTCACTCTCATCCACAACTCGATAGCCAAATATCAATCCAGTACGACTTGAATGGCAACATGACTCAAGATGCGGATGGTCGAGTGCTCGAGTATGACAACTTTGACCGCCTGCAGCGTGTGTTTGCCGACAATACCGAATGGTTATACCACTATGACAGCAACGACCGACTCTCGGCTCAGCAGTCTTCTTCGGAATCTCGTCACTTTAGTTATCTGTGGGGTGATCTCTCAGCAATAGAAGAAAATGGCAAACTGACTCAGTATGTCTATCACGAAGGGGTACCAATATGGTCAGAGACAGGCTCGGAGACGACATTGTTAGCGACGGATCTAAATGGTTCTGTCATTGCCTCTAACACTTCAGGGAAAACGGGCTCGATGTACCGTTACTCTCCATATGGACAACGCGAGCAAGCGGGGAATGAAAATGAAGAATAA
- a CDS encoding SDR family NAD(P)-dependent oxidoreductase, producing the protein MQKIILITGATDGIGLETAKMLAQQGHHILIHGRNPAKINKVVAALSRLSKTAVIESYVADLSTLSEVEALATQIMAGHQRLDVLINNAGVYKVSDITTSDNLDVRFVVNTIAPYLLTQKLLPLFNTHSRIVNLSSAAQSPVDLSALISPNAGELDGPVYAQSKLALTMWSIDLANALANSPSTNGLAVIPVNPASFLGSKLVKDAYGVDGNDLAIGADILCRAALSDEFADASGRYFDNDSGLFKDPHNDALDPTKNRKLVEVIERLLQEKLSAAPPLIPADT; encoded by the coding sequence ATGCAGAAAATAATTCTGATCACAGGAGCAACTGACGGCATTGGTTTAGAGACCGCAAAAATGCTCGCTCAGCAGGGACATCACATTCTGATTCATGGCCGAAACCCTGCCAAGATCAACAAAGTTGTGGCTGCTCTATCTCGACTGTCTAAAACGGCGGTCATTGAAAGTTACGTAGCAGACCTATCAACACTCTCAGAGGTCGAAGCGCTCGCCACTCAGATAATGGCTGGCCACCAGCGACTCGATGTTCTCATCAACAACGCAGGCGTGTATAAGGTGTCGGACATCACCACTTCAGACAACCTTGATGTGCGCTTCGTGGTTAACACCATTGCACCTTATCTACTGACACAAAAGCTGCTTCCTCTTTTTAATACGCACAGCCGTATCGTCAACCTATCTTCAGCAGCTCAGTCACCCGTAGATTTAAGTGCCCTTATCAGCCCAAATGCAGGAGAGTTAGATGGCCCCGTTTACGCACAAAGTAAACTCGCACTAACGATGTGGTCGATTGATTTGGCGAATGCCTTAGCAAATAGCCCATCAACTAATGGCCTCGCGGTTATTCCAGTAAACCCTGCCTCTTTCTTGGGGAGCAAGCTGGTCAAAGATGCTTATGGCGTTGATGGTAATGATCTTGCAATTGGCGCAGACATCCTTTGTAGGGCAGCGCTCAGCGATGAGTTTGCCGATGCCTCAGGAAGATACTTTGACAATGATTCTGGGTTATTCAAAGACCCTCACAACGATGCTCTTGATCCCACTAAAAACCGTAAACTGGTGGAAGTGATCGAGCGACTGTTGCAAGAAAAGTTATCCGCCGCCCCCCCATTGATTCCGGCAGACACATAG